In Nicotiana tabacum cultivar K326 chromosome 17, ASM71507v2, whole genome shotgun sequence, one DNA window encodes the following:
- the LOC107787375 gene encoding anthocyanidin 3-O-glucosyltransferase 5-like, which translates to MDRSQLHIAILSSPGMGHLIPVLVLGNRLAAHYNIKITILAITTSSSSAETEFLKKSTLTNEKKTIEIIPIPSVDISHLINSSTKVFTQLRLMVSEALPKIHSTIASMTHRPDALIVDIFCAQILPIAEEFKISKYAYHPTTAWTLALAIYCQVFDKEIEGEYVDLKDPLKIPGCKALRPDDVVDPLLDRSDQQYEEYVKLGMEYAAFDGILINTWEDLEPETIKALRNNEKLRSVLKMPVFPIFSVGLLRRTVETTSNDEVIQWLDKQNNESVLFVSFGSGGTLSTKQITELAWGLELSQQKFVWVVRPPSDGDADSAYLNSTGKETRGMSGYLPEGFLTRTKDMGLVVPMWANQVEILGHSSVGGFLTHCGWNSTVESLTNGVPMIAWPLYAEQKMNAAMLTEELGVAIRPAILPTKKLVKREEIQGMVRILMQTKEGKRIKEMAKKLKKSAENALNEGGSSYNSICELVKDIRSR; encoded by the exons ATGGATAGATCACAGCTTCATATTGCTATACTCTCAAGCCCTGGAATGGGTCATTTAATCCCAGTTCTAGTCTTAGGCAACCGATTAGCCGCTCACTataacatcaaaattacaattcTTGCTATCACAACCAGCTCTTCTTCAGCAGAAACTGAATTTCTCAAGAAATCCACTCTCACCAATGAGAAGAAAACCATAGAAATAATTCCCATTCCTTCAGTCGATATTTCCCACCTAATAAATTCCAGCACTAAAGTTTTCACTCAATTACGACTAATGGTGAGCGAAGCCTTGCCCAAAATTCATTCCACTATAGCTTCCATGACTCATCGTCCAGATGCTTTAATTGTCGACATTTTTTGCGCACAAATATTGCCGATTGctgaagaatttaaaatttctaaGTACGCGTACCATCCAACTACTGCGTGGACATTAGCATTAGCTATATATTGCCAAGTTTTTGACAAAGAAATTGAGGGTGAATATGTTGATCTTAAAGATCCTTTGAAAATTCCAGGTTGCAAAGCACTGCGACCTGATGACGTGGTGGATCCGTTGCTGGATCGGAGTGATCAGCAGTATGAAGAGTATGTAAAGCTAGGAATGGAATACGCAGCTTTTGATGGAATCTTGATTAATACTTGGGAAGATTTAGAACCTGAGACTATTAAAGCACTTCGAAATAATGAGAAGTTGAGATCGGTACTAAAGATGCCTGTTTTTCCAATATTTTCAGTTGGTCTCTTGAGGAGAACAGTTGAAACAACTTCGAATGACGAG GTGATTCAATGGTTAGACAAGCAAAATAATGAGTCAGTTctatttgtatcatttggaaGTGGTGGAACCCTTTCAACTAAGCAAATAACCGAGCTTGCATGGGGTTTAGAATTAAGCCAACAGAAATTTGTTTGGGTTGTACGTCCCCCGTCTGACGGTGATGCAGATAGTGCATATCTGAACTCTACCGGAAAAGAGACACGTGGCATGTCGGGATACTTGCCGGAAGGGTTCTTAACTAGGACTAAAGATATGGGTTTGGTAGTGCCCATGTGGGCCAACCAAGTCGAAATTTTGGGTCACTCGTCGGTGGGTGGTTTTTTGACACATTGTGGATGGAATTCAACGGTGGAGAGCTTGACAAATGGGGTTCCAATGATTGCATGGCCACTATATGCTGAACAAAAAATGAACGCCGCCATGTTGACGGAGGAGCTAGGGGTGGCGATTAGGCCGGCAATTTTGCCGACAAAGAAATTGGTAAAGAGAGAGGAGATTCAAGGGATGGTGAGAATATTGATGCAGACAAAAGAAGGAAAGCGTATAAAGGAAATGGCTAAGAAGTTAAAGAAGAGTGCGGAAAATGCACTAAATGAAGGAGGTTCATCTTACAACTCCATTTGTGAGCTTGTGAAGGACATTCGTAGCAGATAG